In Methanobacteriales archaeon HGW-Methanobacteriales-1, one DNA window encodes the following:
- a CDS encoding NAD(P)-dependent oxidoreductase has product MKVGFVGFGEVASILSEGLLDSDVTVLTCLHGRSATTKNKALKMGVTICNSYSELAETSEILISAVTPSTAVEVARDIGKYSRGIYVDINNVSPPTTLEALGLVENKKTVDAAIIGSVKRNGPNVQIIACGESAKDFAVLNEYGLNIKIMGTKIGNCSKIKMLRSSYTKGVSALLWETISAAYKMGIDEEVLEIIGETEGPQFKNSANSRIISSFKHAKRRYEEIDEVKNLLSDEIDPIMADAIENTFEIILDQNKDFNKSYNNKNKDFKDAIEFKSDLKSYKELFKHLYD; this is encoded by the coding sequence ATGAAAGTAGGTTTTGTAGGATTTGGTGAGGTTGCTTCTATTCTTTCAGAAGGGCTTTTAGATAGTGATGTGACTGTTTTAACGTGTTTACATGGTAGAAGTGCCACTACTAAAAATAAAGCTCTTAAAATGGGTGTAACTATTTGTAATAGTTATAGCGAACTCGCTGAAACTTCTGAAATACTTATTTCGGCCGTTACCCCATCTACTGCAGTTGAAGTAGCCAGAGATATAGGAAAATATTCTCGAGGAATTTATGTAGATATTAATAATGTTTCTCCCCCCACTACTCTGGAGGCACTGGGCCTAGTGGAAAATAAAAAAACTGTGGATGCGGCAATTATTGGTAGTGTAAAAAGAAATGGCCCTAACGTTCAAATCATTGCTTGTGGTGAATCGGCCAAAGATTTCGCTGTTTTAAATGAATATGGTTTGAATATAAAAATTATGGGCACGAAAATTGGGAATTGCTCTAAAATAAAAATGCTGAGAAGTTCTTATACTAAAGGAGTATCTGCTCTTCTTTGGGAGACAATTTCGGCAGCATATAAAATGGGGATTGATGAAGAAGTCCTAGAAATTATTGGTGAAACTGAGGGGCCTCAATTTAAAAATTCAGCTAATTCTAGAATAATAAGTAGCTTTAAACATGCTAAAAGAAGATATGAAGAAATTGATGAAGTTAAAAATCTTTTATCTGATGAAATCGACCCCATAATGGCAGATGCAATTGAAAATACTTTTGAAATTATTCTTGATCAAAATAAGGATTTTAATAAATCATATAATAATAAAAATAAAGATTTTAAAGATGCCATAGAGTTTAAATCAGATCTTAAATCCTATAAAGAACTTTTTAAGCATTTATATGATTAA
- a CDS encoding cytochrome c biogenesis protein CcdA, which yields MDIVPLFSFLAGIASVLSPCVLPVIPILIGYALLERRKTEILAFVMGLFLIFTLTIVLTIVFTAAINYYLHYFRIIASLILIALGIMIIANKNLFKFSIASDSKQRGVFGSFMWGILTSMAWAPCYGSYLIALITFSISTGNAFYSALNLILYTAGFSISILVLGLLVSSANIERLAKKADLIRKISGILISGAGIYMIWLALA from the coding sequence ATGGATATTGTCCCGTTATTCTCATTTTTAGCAGGAATTGCTTCAGTATTATCTCCATGTGTTTTACCAGTTATCCCAATTTTAATTGGATATGCTCTCCTAGAGCGTAGAAAAACTGAAATTTTAGCCTTTGTAATGGGCCTTTTTTTAATTTTTACCCTAACTATAGTGCTGACCATAGTTTTCACGGCGGCCATAAATTATTATCTCCATTATTTTAGAATAATCGCTTCCCTAATACTAATTGCATTGGGTATAATGATAATTGCTAATAAAAACCTTTTTAAATTTTCAATCGCATCGGATTCTAAACAGAGAGGTGTATTTGGTTCTTTCATGTGGGGAATTTTAACTTCAATGGCCTGGGCCCCTTGCTATGGCTCTTATCTCATAGCTTTAATCACCTTCAGCATTTCCACAGGGAATGCTTTTTATAGTGCTTTAAATTTAATTTTATACACTGCAGGTTTTTCCATTAGTATATTAGTTTTAGGATTACTAGTTTCCAGTGCAAATATTGAAAGATTGGCCAAAAAAGCTGATTTAATAAGAAAGATTTCCGGAATTTTAATCAGTGGGGCTGGAATTTACATGATTTGGCTAGCCCTAGCTTAA
- a CDS encoding thioredoxin family protein, with amino-acid sequence MSISLKSWIIAALLISLIIGVTMVLTVPQINNSLSADNKASNQSYELKWYTNLDATISEAQKTNKPIFAVFSASWCPACQQLESETLVDNEVKQKLAQNYVAVKIDLDTNPELSSKYGIYGIPAIIFMNSNGEETKRIEGYVSHEQLLSAL; translated from the coding sequence ATGAGTATTTCACTAAAATCTTGGATTATTGCTGCCTTATTAATCAGTTTAATAATTGGAGTAACAATGGTTTTAACCGTTCCTCAAATCAATAATTCTCTTTCAGCTGATAATAAGGCATCTAATCAATCTTATGAGTTGAAATGGTATACTAATCTTGATGCTACCATATCTGAAGCTCAGAAAACAAATAAACCAATATTTGCAGTTTTTTCGGCCAGTTGGTGCCCGGCCTGCCAGCAACTAGAATCAGAAACTTTAGTGGATAATGAAGTAAAACAAAAGCTGGCCCAAAATTATGTGGCTGTAAAAATAGATTTAGACACTAACCCGGAATTATCTTCTAAATATGGAATATATGGCATCCCGGCTATAATCTTCATGAATTCAAATGGGGAAGAAACTAAAAGAATTGAAGGATATGTATCTCATGAACAACTTTTAAGTGCACTATAA
- a CDS encoding thiamine biosynthesis protein ThiS, whose amino-acid sequence MKFTLIIGDEKESREFSEEKTIKNVLEDLDFPLETVVVKKNGQIVIEEEIISDGDIIEVIKVIYGG is encoded by the coding sequence ATGAAATTTACATTAATTATTGGTGATGAAAAGGAATCCAGAGAATTTTCAGAAGAAAAAACCATTAAAAATGTTCTGGAGGATTTGGACTTTCCATTAGAAACTGTGGTTGTTAAAAAAAATGGCCAGATTGTCATAGAGGAAGAAATAATTTCTGATGGAGATATTATTGAAGTTATTAAGGTTATTTATGGTGGCTAA
- a CDS encoding TIGR00269 family protein, with translation MKTCTKCGAPDVIIEKKHSGQRLCQDCFIQGTQQKVLKDIRKYKLIDKGDKVLVALSGGKDSVMVLDILNSLYERNIIDMTAVTIDEGIKGYREDGVRIARDHARRLGIEHNVITFKDSFDTTLDDIMASSSQRGACTYCGVFRRWILNREARDVGASKIATGHNLDDETQAILMNYLEGNIENLTRIGPKTSSKSEKFTVKIKPIREIPEKEVALYVLARNLEVHFAGCPYASDSFRGEVGQFIKQLSQNHPTIMYSTLRGFDKLKPVIKKEFTKEFNMGKCTRCGEPSANELCRTCIFCNEIDK, from the coding sequence ATGAAAACATGTACCAAATGTGGTGCCCCTGATGTTATTATTGAAAAAAAACATTCTGGACAACGACTTTGCCAGGATTGCTTTATTCAAGGTACACAGCAAAAGGTATTGAAAGATATTCGCAAGTACAAACTCATTGATAAGGGCGATAAAGTTCTGGTGGCCCTATCTGGTGGTAAAGACAGTGTAATGGTTCTGGATATATTAAATTCACTTTATGAGCGAAATATAATTGATATGACTGCGGTAACTATTGATGAAGGAATTAAAGGATACCGGGAAGATGGAGTAAGAATAGCTCGTGACCATGCCCGGCGCTTAGGGATAGAACATAATGTAATTACTTTTAAAGACTCCTTTGATACTACGCTGGATGATATTATGGCATCTTCCTCTCAAAGAGGGGCCTGTACTTATTGTGGTGTTTTCAGACGTTGGATTTTAAATAGAGAAGCCCGAGATGTAGGAGCAAGTAAAATTGCAACGGGCCACAATCTTGACGATGAAACCCAGGCCATTTTAATGAATTATTTAGAAGGCAATATTGAAAATTTAACTCGAATTGGGCCTAAAACCAGCTCTAAAAGTGAAAAATTCACAGTGAAGATTAAACCAATTAGGGAGATTCCAGAAAAAGAAGTAGCTCTTTATGTGCTGGCCAGAAATCTGGAAGTGCACTTCGCTGGCTGTCCTTATGCCAGTGATTCCTTCCGAGGTGAGGTAGGCCAATTTATAAAGCAATTGTCTCAAAACCATCCCACTATCATGTACTCAACATTAAGAGGATTTGATAAGTTAAAACCAGTTATAAAAAAAGAATTTACTAAAGAATTCAACATGGGTAAATGTACTCGCTGTGGTGAACCATCAGCCAATGAACTGTGCAGGACCTGTATATTTTGTAATGAGATAGATAAATAG
- a CDS encoding dihydropteroate synthase-like protein, translating to MKVIIITGKLAEGLVKKVSASSKQDVFVHVVNTPVAAFLTPRKISNEIKELESSNLIDLNDMDMIIIPGLIRKDAKLIREETGIPSYKGPTEAADLQIVLDALDKLELSTITSADKLIEAEQRQKALEFIEDFEKDEKLTNKLLKKPNNILVGKLPVGEDFPMRVLAEIANAPLLTTEDLIKKAEYFIKSGADMVDIGMVAGENLAHKIPEMVSILKQISGDIPVSIDTLNTLEIESAVKSGVDMVLSLDHGNCEEVLPLMEEKQIPAVILPTDFQRGWVPHTVEERVSSLEELREKCKNIDVIADLILDPINSRSIVDSIMACHQYHDKNPEPIFFGVGNVTELLDTDSTGVNSLLSGIAMELGASILFTPEESGKTVRSVYELAVSSKMMFLAKNRSSIPKDLGINLLVFKDKRLPEKVMEEFDVPVFEAEGTKKFVQDEAGSFKIMINDNVIMVVHYKNMKPDVALVGQSAKKIYEELLNRQMVSRLEHAAYLGSELQKAEIAMITGKNYTQDFELFKKPFSI from the coding sequence ATGAAAGTTATTATCATCACGGGAAAACTGGCTGAAGGACTGGTAAAAAAGGTTTCAGCTAGTTCAAAACAGGATGTATTTGTTCATGTTGTCAATACTCCTGTAGCGGCTTTTTTAACGCCCAGAAAAATATCTAATGAAATTAAAGAACTTGAATCAAGTAATTTAATTGACTTGAATGATATGGATATGATAATTATCCCAGGTCTTATTCGTAAAGATGCTAAATTAATTCGGGAAGAAACGGGAATTCCATCTTATAAAGGACCAACTGAGGCGGCTGACTTGCAAATAGTCCTTGATGCGCTGGATAAATTAGAACTTTCAACCATAACTTCAGCTGATAAACTTATTGAAGCAGAACAACGTCAAAAGGCCTTGGAATTTATTGAAGATTTTGAAAAAGATGAAAAATTAACCAATAAACTTCTTAAAAAGCCTAATAATATCCTGGTCGGTAAATTGCCGGTTGGGGAAGACTTTCCCATGAGAGTGCTGGCAGAAATTGCCAATGCCCCTCTTTTAACTACTGAAGATCTCATTAAAAAAGCCGAGTATTTCATCAAAAGTGGAGCGGACATGGTTGATATTGGAATGGTAGCTGGTGAAAATCTGGCTCATAAAATTCCAGAAATGGTTTCAATTCTCAAACAGATATCTGGTGATATTCCAGTAAGTATTGACACTTTGAACACACTGGAGATTGAATCTGCAGTAAAATCAGGTGTTGATATGGTTTTAAGTTTAGATCATGGAAATTGTGAAGAAGTGCTTCCTTTGATGGAAGAAAAACAAATTCCAGCTGTTATTCTTCCCACTGATTTCCAAAGGGGATGGGTTCCTCATACTGTGGAGGAAAGGGTCAGTTCGTTGGAAGAACTTCGAGAAAAATGTAAAAACATAGATGTGATAGCTGATTTAATTCTTGATCCTATTAACAGTAGGAGTATTGTTGATTCTATAATGGCCTGCCATCAGTATCATGATAAAAACCCAGAACCTATTTTTTTCGGTGTTGGTAATGTTACAGAGCTTTTAGACACAGATTCAACCGGTGTCAATTCTCTTCTCTCAGGCATAGCTATGGAATTGGGGGCCAGTATATTGTTTACTCCAGAAGAAAGCGGTAAAACAGTTCGCAGCGTTTATGAACTTGCAGTATCCTCTAAAATGATGTTTTTAGCTAAAAATAGGAGTTCTATCCCTAAAGATCTGGGAATTAATCTCCTGGTTTTCAAGGATAAGAGGCTTCCTGAGAAAGTGATGGAAGAATTTGATGTTCCAGTTTTTGAAGCTGAGGGAACTAAAAAATTCGTGCAGGATGAGGCTGGAAGTTTTAAGATCATGATAAATGATAATGTGATAATGGTTGTTCATTATAAAAATATGAAACCGGATGTGGCCCTTGTTGGTCAATCAGCTAAGAAGATATATGAAGAACTTTTAAACCGCCAGATGGTTAGTCGTCTGGAACATGCAGCCTATTTGGGATCAGAACTTCAAAAAGCAGAAATTGCAATGATTACTGGGAAAAATTATACTCAGGATTTTGAATTATTTAAAAAACCTTTTTCTATTTAA
- a CDS encoding pyruvate ferredoxin oxidoreductase (catalyzes the ferredoxin-dependent oxidative decarboxylation of pyruvate to form acetyl-CoA) has protein sequence MIEIRFHGRGGQGAVTAAEILAKAAFEDGKYSQAFPFFGVERRGAPVMAFTRINDEPIRRRYQVYKPDYVVVLDEGLLDVVDVFSGLESHGMVIINTQGEAPEHEGSETHVIDATGIALEKLGLPIVNTVMLGAFAGATGQVSLDSIIKIIKETFPGKIGEKNAVAAKAAYEHVK, from the coding sequence ATGATCGAAATTCGCTTTCACGGACGCGGTGGTCAGGGTGCTGTTACAGCGGCAGAGATTCTAGCGAAGGCTGCTTTCGAAGATGGAAAGTATTCACAAGCATTTCCCTTTTTTGGCGTTGAAAGAAGAGGCGCCCCAGTCATGGCATTCACACGAATAAACGATGAACCAATTAGACGACGATATCAAGTTTACAAGCCAGATTACGTTGTAGTACTTGATGAAGGACTTTTAGATGTAGTAGACGTATTTTCAGGTCTTGAAAGCCACGGTATGGTAATTATAAACACCCAAGGAGAAGCACCTGAACACGAAGGCTCTGAAACCCATGTGATAGATGCAACCGGAATTGCACTGGAAAAATTAGGTTTACCTATAGTAAACACAGTTATGCTAGGTGCTTTTGCAGGAGCAACAGGACAAGTTAGCCTTGATTCCATTATAAAAATAATAAAAGAAACTTTCCCAGGTAAAATCGGAGAAAAGAACGCTGTTGCTGCCAAAGCAGCTTACGAGCATGTTAAATGA
- a CDS encoding pyruvate synthase, translating into MESIGGAVKKPGSTRNNKTGSWRTFKPILDKETCIDCDNCILFCPEGCVNKEHDIDYDYCKGCGICAEECPVKAIKMERE; encoded by the coding sequence ATGGAATCCATCGGAGGAGCTGTCAAAAAACCCGGAAGTACCCGAAATAATAAGACAGGAAGTTGGAGAACATTTAAGCCCATACTTGACAAGGAAACATGCATAGATTGCGATAACTGCATTCTTTTCTGTCCAGAGGGTTGTGTAAATAAAGAACACGATATTGATTACGATTATTGCAAAGGGTGCGGCATATGTGCCGAAGAATGCCCTGTAAAAGCCATAAAAATGGAGAGAGAATAA
- the porA gene encoding pyruvate ferredoxin oxidoreductase: protein MVLKVMTANRAVSEAVSLARPQVIPVYPITPQTTISEYLAQFVADGELDAEFIRVESEHSSMSAAIGASGTGVRVFTATSSQGLLLMHEVLFAAAGLRTPIVMANANRAIAAPLSIWNDHQDSISQRDAGWIQIYVEDGQEALDSVLRSYKISEDKDVLLPSMVCLDGFILTHTVEPVDIPTPEQVDSFLPKYVPEHLYLDPERPMSIGTLADPNYYMEARYQMELAMERSLKVVKKVNKEFGEIFGREYGSIDEYYCEDAEIILVTMGSLCSTIRDVVDELRADGEKVGMLKIRTYRPFPKEDIYNVLKNANKIAVLDKNITFGVGGALYTDLKASINFQDIEIYGFIVGLGGRDITPTHLKDIVNKTKNPTQDITWIGLKEGV, encoded by the coding sequence ATGGTTCTTAAAGTTATGACTGCTAACCGAGCAGTATCAGAGGCCGTGAGTCTTGCCAGGCCACAAGTTATTCCAGTTTACCCCATTACTCCACAAACAACAATATCAGAATATTTGGCCCAATTTGTGGCTGATGGGGAACTAGATGCAGAATTTATAAGAGTAGAATCTGAACACAGTTCTATGAGTGCCGCCATAGGTGCTTCTGGAACAGGAGTAAGAGTATTTACTGCTACATCGTCCCAGGGGCTACTTTTAATGCACGAAGTTCTCTTTGCCGCTGCCGGTCTAAGAACCCCTATAGTTATGGCCAATGCCAACAGGGCCATTGCAGCTCCACTAAGCATCTGGAATGATCATCAAGATTCAATTTCACAAAGGGATGCTGGATGGATACAAATTTATGTTGAAGATGGACAGGAAGCTTTGGACTCTGTTTTACGCTCATATAAAATTTCAGAAGATAAGGATGTTCTTTTACCAAGTATGGTCTGTCTGGATGGTTTCATACTAACCCATACCGTAGAACCTGTGGACATACCTACCCCGGAACAAGTAGATAGTTTCTTACCAAAATACGTACCAGAGCATTTATATCTTGACCCAGAAAGGCCCATGTCTATTGGAACTCTAGCAGATCCTAATTATTACATGGAAGCCCGATACCAAATGGAATTAGCTATGGAAAGATCATTGAAGGTAGTTAAAAAAGTTAACAAAGAATTTGGTGAAATATTTGGTAGAGAATATGGTTCTATAGACGAGTATTATTGTGAAGATGCTGAAATCATATTGGTCACCATGGGATCTCTTTGCAGCACTATAAGGGATGTGGTAGATGAATTAAGAGCCGATGGCGAAAAAGTAGGTATGTTAAAAATTAGAACTTACCGACCATTCCCTAAAGAAGACATTTATAATGTTCTTAAAAACGCTAATAAAATAGCTGTTCTTGATAAGAACATTACCTTTGGTGTTGGAGGGGCATTATACACCGACTTGAAAGCATCAATTAATTTCCAGGACATTGAGATTTACGGATTTATTGTAGGTCTTGGCGGAAGAGATATTACTCCAACCCACCTCAAAGACATTGTAAATAAGACTAAAAACCCTACCCAGGACATTACCTGGATCGGATTAAAGGAGGGAGTCTAA